From a single Silene latifolia isolate original U9 population chromosome 6, ASM4854445v1, whole genome shotgun sequence genomic region:
- the LOC141586596 gene encoding iron-sulfur assembly protein IscA-like 2, mitochondrial, translating into MATTRSLISRISLNLASRIRQNHRILASSSSYYSSSALPEDSSDAIHLTDNCVRRMKELQDNEKADKMLRLSVEAGGCSGFQYAFALDDITNDDDRIFEKDGVKLVVDNISFDFVKGASIDFVEELIRSAFQVTENPSAVGGCSCKSSFMVK; encoded by the exons ATGGCAACGACACGATCATTAATCTCTCGGATATCTTTAAACTTGGCTTCTAGAATTCGCCAGAACCATCGaattcttgcctcttcttcatcTTACTATTCTTCTTCAGCTCTTCCGGAAGATTCTTCTGATGCCATTCACCTGACTGATAATTGTGTTCGG AGGATGAAAGAGTTGCAAGATAATGAGAAGGCTGATAAGATGCTTCGTTTGAGTGTAGAAGCAGGTGGATGCTCCGGATTCCAGTATGCTTTTGCTCTGGATGATATAACTAACGATGATGACAG GATTTTTGAAAAGGACGGAGTGAAGTTAGTGGTTGATAATATATCTTTTGACTTTGTGAAAGGCGCCAGTATTGATTTTGTCGAGGAGCTTATTCGTTCTGCTTTTCAG GTGACTGAAAATCCCAGTGCAGTGGGTGGTTGCAGCTGTAAAAGCTCTTTTATGGTGAAGTAG